One stretch of Hypanus sabinus isolate sHypSab1 chromosome 29, sHypSab1.hap1, whole genome shotgun sequence DNA includes these proteins:
- the LOC132383007 gene encoding cytidine deaminase-like isoform X2, whose product MWISICLLLVRMCTPAEQTATQKAQEAGRLIEKSHEAKACSYSPYSRFPVGAALLTEDGKIFTGCNVENASLPVGICAERVAIHKAVSEGCTKFKSIAIASNKTDDFITPCGACRQVMREFGMKWEVYMTKPDKTCKTMTVEELLPLSFGPEDLQTK is encoded by the exons GTCAGGATGTGCACTCCGGCAGAGCAAACAGCCACCCAGAAAGCGCAGGAGGCCGGCAGGCTGATCGAGAAAAGCCACGAGGCCAAGGCTTGCTCTTATTCCCCGTACAGCAGGTTCCCGGTGGGCGCCGCTCTCCTGACCGAGGATGGGAAAATCTTCACAG GCTGTAACGTTGAAAATGCGAGCCTGCCGGTGGGGATCTGCGCCGAGAGAGTAGCCATTCACAAGGCTGTGTCAGAAGGCTGCACCAAGTTCAAGTCCATCGCTATTGCCAG CAACAAGACTGATGACTTCATCACTCCCTGCGGAGCGTGCAGGCAGGTCATGAGAGAG TTTGGAATGAAGTGGGAGGTCTACATGACGAAGCCAGATAAGACCTGCAAGACGATGACTGTTGAAGAACTCCTGCCCTTGTCCTTCGGGCCCGAGGACCTTCAGACCAAGTAA
- the LOC132383007 gene encoding cytidine deaminase-like isoform X3, whose protein sequence is MCTPAEQTATQKAQEAGRLIEKSHEAKACSYSPYSRFPVGAALLTEDGKIFTGCNVENASLPVGICAERVAIHKAVSEGCTKFKSIAIASNKTDDFITPCGACRQVMREFGMKWEVYMTKPDKTCKTMTVEELLPLSFGPEDLQTK, encoded by the exons ATGTGCACTCCGGCAGAGCAAACAGCCACCCAGAAAGCGCAGGAGGCCGGCAGGCTGATCGAGAAAAGCCACGAGGCCAAGGCTTGCTCTTATTCCCCGTACAGCAGGTTCCCGGTGGGCGCCGCTCTCCTGACCGAGGATGGGAAAATCTTCACAG GCTGTAACGTTGAAAATGCGAGCCTGCCGGTGGGGATCTGCGCCGAGAGAGTAGCCATTCACAAGGCTGTGTCAGAAGGCTGCACCAAGTTCAAGTCCATCGCTATTGCCAG CAACAAGACTGATGACTTCATCACTCCCTGCGGAGCGTGCAGGCAGGTCATGAGAGAG TTTGGAATGAAGTGGGAGGTCTACATGACGAAGCCAGATAAGACCTGCAAGACGATGACTGTTGAAGAACTCCTGCCCTTGTCCTTCGGGCCCGAGGACCTTCAGACCAAGTAA
- the LOC132383007 gene encoding cytidine deaminase-like isoform X1: protein MMKQFPRIKVRMCTPAEQTATQKAQEAGRLIEKSHEAKACSYSPYSRFPVGAALLTEDGKIFTGCNVENASLPVGICAERVAIHKAVSEGCTKFKSIAIASNKTDDFITPCGACRQVMREFGMKWEVYMTKPDKTCKTMTVEELLPLSFGPEDLQTK from the exons GTCAGGATGTGCACTCCGGCAGAGCAAACAGCCACCCAGAAAGCGCAGGAGGCCGGCAGGCTGATCGAGAAAAGCCACGAGGCCAAGGCTTGCTCTTATTCCCCGTACAGCAGGTTCCCGGTGGGCGCCGCTCTCCTGACCGAGGATGGGAAAATCTTCACAG GCTGTAACGTTGAAAATGCGAGCCTGCCGGTGGGGATCTGCGCCGAGAGAGTAGCCATTCACAAGGCTGTGTCAGAAGGCTGCACCAAGTTCAAGTCCATCGCTATTGCCAG CAACAAGACTGATGACTTCATCACTCCCTGCGGAGCGTGCAGGCAGGTCATGAGAGAG TTTGGAATGAAGTGGGAGGTCTACATGACGAAGCCAGATAAGACCTGCAAGACGATGACTGTTGAAGAACTCCTGCCCTTGTCCTTCGGGCCCGAGGACCTTCAGACCAAGTAA